From a single Glycine soja cultivar W05 chromosome 19, ASM419377v2, whole genome shotgun sequence genomic region:
- the LOC114400521 gene encoding uncharacterized protein LOC114400521: MDSVSVQIATSKFVLCPAATASSKKNAIINFSSNFKGTLTKIHAISPNGSASSCTSRVSVSSLKTDKNKGRSNLESLFCYDKAIPEEIIEKPVGLSLEEKAIGNNPRCTDCQAKGAVLCATCAGSGLYVDSIMESQGIIVKVRCLGCGGTGNIMCAECGGRGHLGPK, from the exons ATGGATTCAGTTTCTGTGCAAATAGCGACGTCAAAATTTGTTCTTTGCCCCGCGGCCACGGCCAGTTCTAAGAAGAATGCCATCATCAATTTCAGTTCCAATTTCAAAGGAACTCTCACCAAAATCCATGCCATTTCCCCAAATGGCTCTGCCTCTAGCTGCACTTCGCGTGTG TCTGTGTCAAGTTTAAAGACAGACAAGAACAAAGGCAGAAGTAATCTTGAATCCCTGTTTTGTTATGATAAGGCTATTCCAGAAGAAATAATTGAGAAACCTGTTGGGTTATCTTTGGAAGAGAAAGCTATTGGTAACAATCCCCGATGCACTGATTGCCAGGCCAAAGGTGCTGTGCTTTGTGCCACTTGTGCTGGTTCTGGTCTATATGTTGACTCCATAATGGAAAGCCAGGGCATAATTGTTAAAGTTCGTTGCTTAG GTTGCGGGGGAACAGGAAATATAATGTGTGCAGAATGTGGCGGACGAGGTCATCTGGGACCAAAATGA
- the LOC114400520 gene encoding protein PNS1-like, producing the protein MAMLNNSDTTTPPQIIQIPPQAPQQRLPFTVPIKAQVSSFPNTTTVAGQTARRVFKILFYLHLFLVAALVTLLTIYGLVSDSHTHHFHPKKWYPQLLASAACAGIVGFTWQWITARHSTRVVKLVFWLSPLLICAMGIMFVCIGTAVSLAVGVIALVCALVQSLYFCWVNPRFEYATRILSVSIAFPPNRTQGLTLYSILIGTLYCCFLVAGIGGGRAIENRTKLAAFFIFLILLSLGWTMQFLKNAMYVTISRVKYMNFAGGVDMDTRVAFCDTIKHLTGSVSMGSILVPVIVLFRGFARTTSLVGGDTDEFMFSCVSCYMGVASFLVVRGNRWGFVHVGVYNKGFVQASTDTWEMFIRVGLEQLIDLDLTGAFCFLSGVGTGAICSLVSGIWSIVMHKSYATEVSIYAFLIGYFICRLAIAWVQACVSAYYVAYAENPQSTQFDSTIPVRLEQLNRSQALQIFRGNNLS; encoded by the exons ATGGCCATGTTGAACAACTCTGATACCACCACACCACCTCAGATCATCCAAATCCCACCACAAGCTCCACAGCAAAGGCTTCCATTCACAGTGCCCATCAag GCACAAGTTTCAAGCTTTCCTAACACAACAACTGTGGCGGGTCAAACAGCAAGAAGGGTCTTCAAGATTCTCTTCTACTTGCATTTGTTCCTAGTTGCAGCCTTGGTGACTCTTCTTACCATATATGGTCTTGTTTCTGATTCTCACACCCACCATTTCCACCCCAAGAAATGGTACCCTCAACTTCTTGCATCAGCAGCATGTGCTGGAATTGTTGGTTTCACATGGCAATGGATCACTGCACGCCATTCCACAAGGGTGGTTAAGTTGGTATTTTGGTTGAGTCCCCTTCTAATATGTGCAATGGGAATCATGTTTGTGTGCATTGGCACTGCAGTGAGTCTGGCAGTCGGTGTGATTGCTTTGGTTTGTGCATTAGTTCAATCCCTCTATTTTTGTTGGGTCAATCCTAGATTTGAATATGCCACCAGAATCTTGTCAGTTTCAATAGCTTTTCCTCCAAACAGAACCCAGGGGCTAACCCTTTATTCAATTCTCATTGGAACCCTTTATTGTTGTTTTCTGGTGGCTGGAATTGGAGGGGGAAGAGCTATTGAAAACAGAACCAAACTAGCAGCCTTTTTCATCTTCTTGATCCTGTTGAGCCTAGGATGGACTATGCAGTTTCTGAAGAATGCAATGTATGTCACTATTTCAAGGGTCAAGTATATGAATTTTGCAGGAGGAGTTGACATGGACACTAGAGTTGCATTTTGTGACACAATCAAGCACTTAACTGGAAGTGTTTCCATGGGCTCCATCCTCGTTCCTGTCATCGTGCTCTTCCGAGGTTTTGCGCGAACCACGAGCCTGGTTGGAGGAGACACAGATGAGTTCATGTTTTCCTGTGTTAGTTGCTATATGGGGGTTGCATCTTTTCTTGTGGTCCGTGGGAACCGGTGGGGTTTTGTGCATGTTGGAGTTTATAACAAAGGGTTTGTGCAGGCATCTACTGATACTTGGGAAATGTTCATTAGAGTTGGATTGGAGCAACTCATTGACTTGGATCTCACAGGGGCATTCTGTTTCCTTAGTGGTGTTGGAACAGGTGCAATATGTAGTCTAGTGAGTGGAATTTGGAGTATTGTAATGCACAAGAGCTATGCCACAGAAGTGTCCATTTATGCTTTCCTGATTGGCTATTTCATT TGTCGGTTGGCTATTGCATGGGTACAAGCATGTGTTTCAGCTTACTATGTTGCCTACGCAGAAAATCCACAGAGCACTCAATTTGACTCCACTATTCCAGTACGCTTGGAGCAGCTTAATAGATCTCAAGCTTTGCAAATATTCAGAGGTAACAATTTGAGCTGA
- the LOC114398803 gene encoding pentatricopeptide repeat-containing protein At2g40720-like — MIIVKLCADVLDVELGRSVHDQTGIENDAVVGGAIIDCYVKLQLLEDARKVFQILGEKDNVAMCALLAGFNQIGKSKEGLALYVDFLCEGNKLDPFTSASVVSLCSNLETELSGTQIHCGVIKLGFKMDSYLGSAFINMYGNFGMISDAYKCFLDVCNKNEICGNAMMNTLIFNSNDLKALELFCGMREVGIAQSSSSISYALRACGNLFMLKEGRSFHSYVIKNPLEDDCRLGVENALLEMYVRCRAIDDAKLIFKRMLIRNEFSWTTIISGCGESGHFVEALGIFCDMLQYSKPSQFTLISVIQACAEIKALDVGKQAQTYIIKVGFEYHPFVGSALINMYAVFKHETLNALHVFLSMKEKDLVSWSVMLTAWVQNGYHKEVLKHFAEFQTVPIFQVDESILSSCISAASGLAALDIGKCFHSWVIKVGLEVDLHVASSITDMYSKCGNIRDACKEAIDLFNKAKEAGLEPDGVTFTGVLAACSHAGLVEEGCEYFRYMRSEYNSEVTINHYACMVDILGQAAKLEEAEALIKEAPF; from the exons ATGATCATTGTTAAACTCTGTGCTGATGTGTTGGATGTTGAACTTGGCAGGTCTGTTCATGACCAGACTGGGATTGAAAATGATGCTGTTGTGGGTGGGGCTATTATTGACTGCTATGTTAAACTGCAATTATTAGAAGATGCTCGTAAAGTGTTTCAAATTCTTGGCGAGAAGGATAATGTGGCAATGTGTGCTTTACTTGCTGGGTTTAATCAGATTGGAAAATCTAAGGAAGGACTTGCATTATATGTTGATTTTCTTTGTGAAGGTAATAAACTGGATCCATTTACTTCTGCGAGTGTTGTCAGTTTGTGCTCAAATTTGGAGACTGAGCTTTCTGGTACTCAAATTCACTGTGGTGTCATCAAACTTGGCTTCAAGATGGATTCATATCTTGGCAGTGCCTTTATCAACATGTATGGAAATTTTGGGATGATATCTGATGCTTATAAATGTTTTCTTGACGTTTGCAATAAGAATGAAATATGTGGAAATGCCATGATGAACActttaattttcaattcaaatGATTTGAAAGCTTTAGAGCTGTTTTGTGGGATGAGGGAAGTTGGTATTGCACAAAGCAGTTCTTCAATCAGTTATGCTCTGCGTGCTTGTGGGAACCTTTTTATGCTTAAAGAAGGAAGATCTTTTCATTCTTACGTGATTAAAAATCCTTTGGAAGATGACTGTAGATTGGGTGTAGAAAATGCTCTTCTTGAGATGTATGTTAGATGTAGAGCTATTGATGatgcaaaattgattttcaaaagAATGCTGATACGAAATGAGTTTTCCTGGACTACTATCATATCTGGATGTGGTGAATCAGGGCACTTTGTAGAAGCACTGGGGATCTTCTGCGATATGCTTCAATATTCAAAACccagtcaattcactttaattagtGTTATTCAGGCTTGTGCAGAAATAAAGGCACTTGATGTAGGAAAACAAGCCCAAACTTATATCATCAAAGTAGGATTTGAATATCATCCGTTTGTTGGAAGTGCCCTGATTAACATGTATGCAGTATTTAAACATGAAACTCTGAATGCTTTACATGTCTTCTTgtccatgaaagagaaagaTCTTGTCTCTTGGAGTGTCATGTTAACAGCATGGGTCCAAAATGGTTATCATAAAGAAGTACTTAAGCATTTTGCAGAATTCCAAACTGTTCCCATTTTTCAGGTTGATGAGTCTATCTTATCCAGCTGTATTTCAGCTGCTTCTGGCTTAGCAGCATTGGACATAGGCAAATGTTTCCATTCCTGGGTTATCAAAGTTGGCCTTGAGGTTGATCTTCATGTGGCTTCTTCCATTACAGACATGTATAGTAAATGTGGAAACATTAGAGATGCCTGCAA AGAAGCTATTGACCTGTTTAACAAAGCTAAAGAAGCTGGATTAGAACCTGATGGTGTCACCTTCACAGGGGTTTTAGCTGCATGTAGCCATGCTGGACTGGTGGAAGAAGGTTGCGAATATTTTCGGTACATGAGAAGTGAATACAACAGTGAAGTAACTATAAACCATTATGCCTGCATGGTCGATATTCTCGGTCAAGCAGCAAAGTTGGAAGAAGCAGAGGCTTTGATAAAGGAAGCTCCATTCTAG
- the LOC114398804 gene encoding putative pentatricopeptide repeat-containing protein At3g13770, mitochondrial: MVLHYLFTTRLSLFFRTQLPNKPMLTRTQQFHSKAALQNNRGFCFHDCVSLFQHLRDLKDLNFGKTLHSLFVKTALDKDVIVQNNMIRFYGDIGQVQNAHKLFDEIPQPSLVSWTSLVSCYVHVGKHEIGLSLFRGLCQSGMCPNEFGFFVALRACRVMCDPVMGKVIHGLILKSGFDLHSFCSASILHMYAECGDIENSRKVFDGVCLGERCEALWNTLLNAYVEVSDVKGSLKLFHEMGHSAVSRNHFT, encoded by the coding sequence ATGGTTCTCCACTACCTTTTCACCACCAGGCTCTCTTTGTTTTTCAGAACCCAATTGCCCAACAAACCAATGCTGACAAGAACACAACAATTCCATTCAAAAGCAGCACTCCAAAACAATAGAGGATTTTGCTTCCATGACTGTGTCTCCCTCTTTCAGCACCTGAGGGACCTCAAAGACCTCAACTTTGGCAAAACTCTTCACTCTCTTTTCGTTAAAACTGCCCTCGACAAGGATGTCATTGTACAAAACAATATGATTAGATTTTATGGAGACATTGGACAAGTTCAGAATGCACATAAATTGTTTGATGAAATTCCTCAACCGAGTTTGGTTTCTTGGACCAGCTTAGTCTCTTGTTATGTCCACGTGGGGAAACATGAAATAGGTTTGAGTTTGTTTCGTGGCTTGTGTCAATCCGGGATGTGCCCCAACGAGTTTGGTTTTTTTGTGGCACTCAGGGCTTGCAGGGTCATGTGTGATCCTGTGATGGGGAAGGTCATTCATGGGTTGATACTCAAAAGTGGTTTTGATTTGCATAGTTTTTGCAGTGCTTCGATTCTTCACATGTATGCTGAATGTGGTGATATTGAGAATTCCAGGAAGGTTTTTGATGGGGTTTGTCTTGGTGAAAGGTGTGAGGCATTGTGGAATACTTTGCTGAATGCTTACGTGGAGGTGTCTGACGTGAAGGGTTCTCTGAAGCTGTTTCATGAGATGGGGCACTCTGCTGTGTCACGGAATCACTTTACATGA
- the LOC114398455 gene encoding beta-glucuronosyltransferase GlcAT14A-like has translation MGLKIFMASFMMTSILFFLLFIPTRLTVQFSTLRPPVNYFSVPPKSSKAYPVTFAYLISASKGDVVKLKRLMKVLYHPGNYYLIHVDYGAPQAEHRAVAEFVASDPVFGQVGNVWVVGKPNLVTYRGPTMLATTLHAMAMLLRTCQWDWFINLSASDYPLVTQDDLIQAFSGLPRSTNFIQHSSQLGWKFNRRGKPIIIDPGLYSLNKSEIWWVIKQRSLPTSFKLYTGSAWTILSRSFAEYCIVGWENLPRTLLLYYTNFVSSPEGYFQTVICNSEDYKNTTVNHDLHYITWDNPPKQHPRSLGLKDYRRMVLTSRPFARKFKRNDPVLDKIDRDLLKRYHGKFSYGGWCSQGGKYKACSGLRTENYGVLRPGPSSRRLKNLLTKLLSDKFFHKQKCR, from the exons ATGGGGCTCAAAATCTTCATGGCCTCCTTCATGATGACCTCAATCTTGTTCTTTCTCCTCTTCATCCCCACAAGATTGACCGTACAATTCTCCACCCTGAGGCCACCTGTAAACTACTTCAGTGTCCCCCCCAAGAGCAGCAAGGCCTATCCAGTTACTTTTGCATACTTGATCTCTGCATCAAAGGGAGATGTTGTGAAGCTCAAGAGGCTGATGAAGGTGCTGTACCATCCAGGGAACTACTATCTGATCCATGTGGATTATGGTGCTCCACAGGCTGAGCATAGAGCAGTGGCAGAATTTGTGGCTAGTGATCCTGTTTTTGGCCAAGTGGGGAATGTTTGGGTTGTGGGGAAGCCTAATTTGGTCACATATAGAGGACCAACTATGCTTGCTACCACTCTCCATGCTATGGCAATGCTTCTCAGGACCTGCCAATGGGATTGGTTTATTAATCTTAGTGCTTCTGATTATCCCTTGGTTACACAAGATG ATCTGATCCAAGCGTTTTCTGGGTTGCCAAGAAGTACCAATTTCATACAGCATAGCAGTCAATTGGGTTGGAAATT CAATAGGAGAGGGAAGCCAATAATCATAGATCCGGGGCTTTATAGCCTTAATAAATCAGAAATTTGGTGGGTCATTAAGCAAAGGAGCCTGCCAACATCTTTTAAGCTGTACACAG GTTCGGCTTGGACAATACTATCAAGATCTTTTGCAGAATATTGCATAGTGGGGTGGGAAAATTTGCCAAGGACCCTCCTCCTCTACTACACCAACTTTGTGTCATCCCCAGAAGGATATTTCCAAACAGTTATATGCAACTCTGAAGATTACAAGAACACCACTGTTAACCATGATCTTCACTACATTACTTGGGACAACCCTCCAAAACAACACCCTAGGTCTCTAGGACTTAAGGATTATAGGAGAATGGTTCTTACTAGCCGCCCGTTCGCCAGAAAATTCAAGAGAAATGATCCAGTGCTTGATAAAATTGATAGAGACCTTCTGAAAAGGTATCATGGGAAATTTTCTTATGGGGGATGGTGCTCTCAGGGTGGAAAATACAAAGCATGTTCAGGTTTGAGAACTGAGAATTATGGTGTGCTTAGGCCTGGTCCATCCTCAAGAAGGCTGAAAAATCTGCTAACAAAACTTCTCTCTGATAAATtttttcacaaacaaaagtGCAGGTAA